The Effusibacillus lacus genome includes the window GTGAAGGACATCCTGCCGAAGGAAGTGGCGGAACGTCCGAAGCTCGGCTTCCCGGTACCCACACGGAAGTGGCTGAAAAACGAATTCTACGGATGGGCAAAGGATCTGATCGATGCAAGCCCGGTGGAACACTTGATTAACAAGAAGTTTGTGCTTCAACTGCTGGAAGACCACAAAAACAACGTACGCGACAACTCCCGCAAGATATGGACCGTCATGATCTTCATGCTTTGGCATCAGGTATACGTGGAACAGTCGGTTCGCATTTCGAGTGAAGTAAGTCCCAATGTGCAACTGCGCCGAACCAGAGGCAAGCAGTTGGTGGGGGCAACCGAATAGAACAATGGGGTTGTCCCACCAATGGGACAGCCCCTTTTTTTGGGTATAAGTTTTCATTTTTAAAAGACTAGCGCAAAAGTTTTCAAAAATGAATATTCTCCTGCTGAATTTTTGTTATTATCAGTTTACAGGCGGAGGTTTTGTAGTCACTGTTGATCAGGCGATTCAGGCCAGGCGGGAACAGAAAAAAGAATTATGCAATTGACTGAAAAGTTGCGATGAAAAGGAAGAGATCCGCATGCAAACCATACAAACGTTTTTCACAGATTTTGTTGTTGTTGAAAACCCAATCAGGGTTAAGGAAGCCCTGGCCATAGTCCGAAAAAATCAGGCACGTTTGTTGGTTTTGCAAAAAGGCGAACAGCCAATTGGAATTTGCGACAGCCATTCTGTTGTTTTGCAGACCGACCGCATGTCTGAACCGGTGGTATTCAGCACGGAATTCAAAATCATCAACCAAAACCGGATGTTGTGTGAAGCCGATCTCGCGTTTCCCTATGTACTGATCCAAAATGAGGACAAGCGGATTGTCGGCTGGTTAGACAACGCGGCTGTTGAAATCCAGTGTCTAAAAGAAAATTATTCCCAGGATTTGCGGGATCTTACCACGGATCTGGAAGCGATCGTTGATTCCATTTATGATGAGATTCTGGTTGTGGATGCGAGAGGAAACATCCTACGGGTTTCAAACCGAAGCGCCAATAATATGTGGGGGGTAAACCTTTCCACCGTCATCGGCCAGAATATGTTAGAGCTGGAGGAAAGAGGCTGGTTTAAGCCTTCCGTCACTCGAATGGTGATCGAGCAAAAAAAGAAAATCTCGGTGATCCAGGAAAACAGGTTCGGCCAAAAGATCCTTGCAGTGGGTAACCCGATTTTTAACCGAAAAAAACAATTGGAGCGAATTGTGATTGCTTCCCGGGATATAACGGAGGTAACGAAACTCGAACATGAATTGAGACAAGAACGAAAGCTTACTGAAAAGTATCGCAAAGAAATCGACTCGCTGCGCAAACTCCATAAGATTGACGAAAAAACAATCATTTTTCAGTCGAACCGGATGCAAGAACTGATGTCGGAAGTAGAACGAGTCGCAGGTGTAGAATCAACAGTGACTTTATATGGAGAATCCGGAGTTGGCAAGGAACTGATCGCTCATGCGATTCATCATCTGAGTGCACGGGCAGATCGGCCATTTGTAAAAATTAATTGCGGTTCCATTCCGGAAAACTTATTGGAGAGCGAATTGTTCGGCTATGAAAAGGGGGCGTTTACCGGCGCGCTCTCTGAAGGAAAAAAAGGATTTTTCGAACTTGCGGATAACGGGACTCTGTTTCTGGATGAGGTCGCCGAATTGCCCTTGAATTTACAAGTCAAACTGCTGCGAGCGATTCAGGAGCGGGAAATCATGAAGGTGGGGGGCAGCCGTCCGGTTCCGATCAATGTACGAATCATTACGGCTACGAATAAAAATCTGGAGGAAATGGTCTGGAAGGGAACGTTCCGTGAGGATCTTTTTTATCGTCTGCATGTGATACCTCTGTATGTTCCCGCCCTGCGCGAAAGAATCGAAGATATTGAATCGTTGGTCTATTACTTTTTGGATTTTTTTAACCGTAAATTTTCATCCAAAAAACATTTTTCCGAAGACGCCTTAGAGTTGTTAAAGGCTTATCATTGGCCGGGAAACGTAAGACAATTACAAAATGTGATTGAGCGAGCGATGGTGGTGACGGCAAGCCAATTGATCACAGCCAATGAACTGAACAAGATTTTGGGAAACCGCAATACCGGCATGCCTCCGGTTCAGGTAAATACAATTATCCCGCTCCAGCACGCTGTTGAACTGACAGAACAGCAGTTAATTCAAATGGCTCT containing:
- a CDS encoding sigma-54 interaction domain-containing protein translates to MQTIQTFFTDFVVVENPIRVKEALAIVRKNQARLLVLQKGEQPIGICDSHSVVLQTDRMSEPVVFSTEFKIINQNRMLCEADLAFPYVLIQNEDKRIVGWLDNAAVEIQCLKENYSQDLRDLTTDLEAIVDSIYDEILVVDARGNILRVSNRSANNMWGVNLSTVIGQNMLELEERGWFKPSVTRMVIEQKKKISVIQENRFGQKILAVGNPIFNRKKQLERIVIASRDITEVTKLEHELRQERKLTEKYRKEIDSLRKLHKIDEKTIIFQSNRMQELMSEVERVAGVESTVTLYGESGVGKELIAHAIHHLSARADRPFVKINCGSIPENLLESELFGYEKGAFTGALSEGKKGFFELADNGTLFLDEVAELPLNLQVKLLRAIQEREIMKVGGSRPVPINVRIITATNKNLEEMVWKGTFREDLFYRLHVIPLYVPALRERIEDIESLVYYFLDFFNRKFSSKKHFSEDALELLKAYHWPGNVRQLQNVIERAMVVTASQLITANELNKILGNRNTGMPPVQVNTIIPLQHAVELTEQQLIQMALSQYKTITKVAEVLEVSQPTISRRYQKLFTQVGNKS